The genomic DNA CCGGCGTCCGGGGCGCGGGCTGCCCGGCGAAATGCGCTTGCGGAAGGTCCGACTCTGCAGGCACGACAGGTCCTAGAACGCGAGCGGGCCGCGCCCCTCGCGGCGCAGCATATAGACGAAGAACGGGCCGCCGCACAGCGCAGTGATCGCGCCCACCGGAAGCTCGCTCGGCGCGATCGCCACCCGCGCGACCAGGTCGGCGAGGACCAGGAAGGCGGCGCCGCCGAGGAACGATGCTGGCAGGAGAAGGCGATGGTCGGCGCCGAAGGCGAGCCGCAACACGTGCGGCACGATCAGCCCGACGAAGGAGATGATTCCGCTCACCGCAACCGCCGCCCCGATCATTACCGAAGTCACGACAAAAATGCGCCGGCGTAGGGGGTCGACGTCGACGCCCAGCTCGGCAGCCGCTTCGTCGCCCAGGCTGAGCAGGTTGAGATCGCGCGCCCGTGCGGTCAGCGCGGCCAGCCCGGCCGTGCTCGTCAGCGCGACCAGTGCGACCTCGGCCCAGGTCGGCGCTTCCAAGCTGCCCATCAGCCAGAACACGATGTCGTGGACGTAGTAGAAGTTGGCGACGCTGTTGACCAGCATGATCGCCGCGCCCCAGATCGAGTTGAAGATCACGCCGACCAGCAGCAGCGTGAACGGTTCCATCCGGCCGTCCACCACCGCCAGCCGGTAAACCATCACGGTCGAAAGCAACGCGGCGACGAACGCGCACAACGGCACCACGCCGAGCGTGTCCGCCGACAGCCAGATCATCGCGACGATCGCGCCGAAGGCGCCGCCGCCAGAGATCCCGAGGATTCCGCCCTCGGCGAGCGGGTTGCGCACCAGCGCCTGGAGCGCGGCGCCGACCGCCGCCAGCGCCGCGCCGACCGCCGCGCCCATCAGCACCCGCGGCAGGCGCGCGGCAAAGAAGATCGCATGGTCGGGACTGTGCGGCTCGCCGACCGCGCGGATCAGGCTGACATGCACGCTGCCAAAGGCGGTGGCCGCGATCGAAACCATCACCAGCGCGATCGCGAGCGCGCCCATCACAAGCGTCATCCGCGCGCGCGTCAGATGGGCCGCGGCGAGCGCCTCGAGATCGCCGGGTTTGCCGACGCCGGGCGCGCCAGAGGGCGCAGGCGCGCCGCTCGAAGCCTCAGACGTGCCGGGGGTGCCGGGCCTCGGCTTCCTCGACGGCTCACTCATCGCTCATCCTTCGAAACGGGTTGCGCTGGGGTGTCGCCCGGCGCGGCGAAGCGTTCAGGATGAATAAGCCGGGCGAGAATTTCCAGCGTCTGGCCCACGCGCGGCCCAGGGTGCAACACCGGGTCCTGAGGATAGCCGAAGACGCGACGGTTGCGCACCGCCGGGATCTCCGGATAGCGGGACCAGAAGCCGGCGGGACTGCTCGCGTCGCTGCCCATCTGGCCGTCGAGGATAACCTGCGGGCGCATCGCGATAATGTACTCCAGGCTCAGATGGGGCCAGCCCTGAGGCACCACGTCCGCGATATTGTCGCCGCCAGCCAGCCGCAGCAGGTCGTCGAGGTAGCTGCCATGGCCGACCGCGACGGTCGGCTGATGGCCGACCAGCATCACCACGCTGCGCGGCCTTGTGCCTTCAAGTCGCGCGCGCACGGCGGCGATCTGGGCGTCGATCGACGCGAGCAGCCGGCGCGCCTGCGCGCCATGCCCGGTGCGTTCGCCGACCATCGCGATACCGCGCTCGATGTCTTCGAGCGAGTCGTCGTTCATCGTCAGCGTCGGGTAGCCCATCGCCTCGAGCGCGCGCACTTGGCGGCGGTTCGACGACAGCCCGGGACCGATGACCAGCGTCGGGCGCAGCGCCGCAATCGCCTCGACGTTGGGCGTAAGGAACGTGCCGACGCGGGGCAGATGGGTGGCGGCGGGCGGGTAGTCGCAATAGGTTGAGACGCCGACCACCGCGGCGCCCTCGCCCAGCGCAAAGAGCGTCTCGGTTACTGCCGGCGCCAGCGACACGATACGCGCGGGCGGGCCGGCGCCCGCGGCGGCGGCGTCACCGACGGTCGCCGTTGCCGCTGCATTCGCGGCGGCGGCGATGAGCGCCGCGGCGGCAAGCAGCGCGGAGCTGCGCGCGGCGCGGCGGATGGATCGGCGGGCGCTCATACGGGCGAAGCTATCGGATCGCGCGCAACTGCTTAAGCGGCGCGCGCGCTTCCTTGCATCGGCTTGCGCCGCTCGGTTAGCCTCGAACGCGCGACCTCAGGCTCGCTCCGATTCGGCCTCCAAGGAGTGGACAGCGCAGTGCTCAAGATAGCCGTTTGCATCAAGCAGATTCCCCTGGTCGAGGACGCCAACTTCGACCCGGTCACCAAAACGATTCGGCGTGACGGGGTCAACGTGATCAGCGCCTTCGACCTGCGGGCGATCTCGCTTGCGGCCGAATTCAAGCAGAGCCTCGGCGCACATACGACGGTGGTCACGATGGGGCCGCCGCAGGCTCGCGCGGCGCTGATTGACGCACTCGCGATGGGGATGGATCGCGCGGTACATCTTGAGGACCGCGCCTTCGCCGGCTCGGACACGCTGGCGACCGCCCGCGCGTTGGCCAAGTGGCTGGGAGGCGAGGGCTTCGATCTGATCCTGCTCGGCAAGTACTCGCTCGACGCCGAAACCGGCCAGGTCGGCCCGGAGATCGCCGAGCTGCTCGGGATCGCACAAATCACAGGCGTACGTAAGCTGCGGATCGAAGACCGCAGGGTTATCGCCGAGCGCGAGAGCGACGAGGGCTACGACGACGTCGAGTGCGCGATGCCCGCGCTGCTGACCTGCGCCGAGCGCGTGGCGCAGCCGATCCGGGTCAAGCCGGAAGCGGTCGAGCAGGCCAAGGCGCGGCAAATCGAATCCGTGCGCGCGGCCGCCCTCGCCGCCGACGCCTCGCAGTTCGGCTTCGCCGGCTCGCCGACCTCGGTCCAGGAAGTGCGCGCGACCCCGAGCAGCTATCCGAAGTGCCGCATGATCGACGCCGCTGACCCGGCGCGTGCGGCGCGCGAGGTGGTTGCGGCGCTCGACGCGATGGGTGCGCTCAGGCGTAGGCGGCGCGCGCGCCGCCCGGTCGGCGCCGCCCTGCGCAAACCGGCGCGCGGGCGCGATCTATGGGTGGTGTGCGAAACCAACCTCGCCGGCGAAATTACCCGAGGTAGCCTCGAACTGCTCTCGCGCGGCGACGAGCTCGCTGCGCATCTCGGCGGTGCACTCGTCGCGGTCGGATTCCCCGCGGCACTCGCCCGCCACGCCGGCCTGCTCGCGAGCTACGGCGCCGACCAGGTCGTTGTGCTCGACCATCCCGCGCTCGAAGCCTACACCCCGGAGGCGGCCGCCGAGGCCGTCGCGCACCTGGTGCGAGAACGCACTCCCTGGGGTCTGTTGCTCAACGCCAGCGAACGCGGACGCGACTGGGCGCCGCGGCTGGCGGCGCGCCTGAACCTGGGCTTGACCGGCGACGCGATTGGGATCGAGCTCGACAGCGAAGGTCGAATGGTTGCGCTCAAGCCGGCCTTTGGCGGCAATATCGTCGCGCCTATCCTTTCGAAGACGTTTCCCCAGATGGCGACCGTGCGGACCGGCGTCCTCGAGCTGGCTGAGGCGAACCACGCGCGCGCGGCCTCCTCGGTGGAAACCGTGCGGCCGACGCTGCGCCCGGCGCTCAGCCGGCTGGTCGCGGCGCATGCGCTGCTCGACACCTCGATAGCGCCGCTTGAGGGCGCCGAGGTCGTGGTAGGCGTAGGGATGGGTGTCGGCGGTCCGAAGGGCGTAGCCGCGGTCAGCGAGTTCGCTCGCGTGATCGGTGCCGGTATGTGCGCGACGCGGCGCGTGACGGACCAGGGATGGATGCCGCGGCAATTGCAGGTCGGCTTGACTGGAAAGGCAATCGATCCGCAGCTCTATTTCGCGATCGGCGTGCGCGGCGCGCCCAACCATACGGTGGGAATCAAACGCGCGGGCGTGGTCGTCGCGATTAACAACGACCCTGAGGCGCCGATCTTCGAGCGTGCTACGCTGGGCCTGACAGCTGATTGGTCGGCGGTGCTTCCCGCAGTTTCCGACGCTTTGCAGGCCGCGCTCGCGAGTTGAGCGTCCAGCAGAAGATTCGTCAGCATAAGTTGATTCGGTGGCCGGGAGCAACGCGTGCCCGCTCCCACCTTTTAAAGGGCCCTAGCGACTTGACGTGCGGCGCCGGTCACCGACGCTTTGTTTTGCCCTAATCGGACATCGCGTCTTCCTGCTCCCTTTGATTCGGTCGGACGTAACAGGGGTTGTGGACCCGCGCGTCTGATGTAGCACCGGACGCGGCCGAAATCCGTTCCGATTCCCGCTTAAATGCGGCAATGATGAGTTGTAATTAGCTGACTTGACCAAGACTTGCGGGTTTCATATAACCGAGAGCGATTTGATCAGCCTGCCAGGGGGGTCGCTCTATCGTTGGCGAGCCTTAGGATCGGGGACAATCAGTCATGTTTTGAGTTGACAAAGCTAGTGTTGACTCCTGTAGACCCGGTATATATTCTGAAACAGGTCGTGCAGCTCGGAGGAAGGCTATGAAGAAAAGTTGCTCGGTTCTGGTCGCGTTAATTATCGGTGTCGGTACTTCGGCCTTTGCTGCCGACATCCGGGGCATGGTCTCCAGTGCCCAGGGCCAATCGGTGGCGGGCGTCCAAGTGATCGCCAAGGGAGCCAACGGAGCGGTGGCCGGCCAGGCCACGACGGGATCCGACGGCGGCTACCTTATCACCGGTCTGCAGTCGGGCAACTACAATTTCACCTTGGAGCCGGGGCCGAGCGGATTTCAGGGACAGACCGTTGCCTCGTATGTCGGCCCCGATGGCCTGTGCCTCAATTGGGGCGTTTCGACCTCGGCTCCCGCAGTCGCTACTGCGCAGCCCGGCGCAACGTGCCAGCTCGCTGCTGCCGGCGGATTCGGAACTGCCGAAATGACTGCGGCCGGTGCCGCGCTGCTTGGCGGTGGCGCGATCGGTGCGGCGGCGGCGCTCTCCGGTTCCGATAACCATCATGTGGCGACGCCATCGCGCTAGCCGGTGCACGGGAACTGAAGCGGGAACTTAATCGGAGCGGTTCAAGAGGCGTGAACTTCGCCAAGTACCTGCTGGTCGTGGTCGGGATGTGTGTTCTCGGCGCGTGCGGCACGCAGTACGCCTCTGAGAGCCTCGTCGGCCCTAACGATCCGGCAGCCGTGCCGATAAGTCAGGCGGTTGCCGCCGGCGACACGGCCCTGCCGGGTGCGGACAAGACGTTGGCGCAGACCGCCCCTGCGTACAGCGACGCCGAGGGGCGCTCTGCCAACGATGTGCGCGACGCGGCCCGCCTCGAATCGCTTTATCGCCAGCGCACCCAGGGCGAGGTTGTGACCGACTACCCGATCGGTCCGGGCGACGTGCTGGTGATCTCGGTTCCACCGATCGACGAGCTGAAGCAGCGCACCGTGCGAGTCGAAGCCGATGGCACGATCTCGCTGCCGATGCTGGGCGCGATCAAAGCCGGCGGGCTGACCGAAGGCCAACTGCATGCGGCGCTGCAGGAAAAGCTGAAGACCTACATGTACAACCCCGAGGTCGAGGTCTTCGTCAAGGAGTACCACAGCCGCGAAGTGGCGGTTATCGGAGCGGTAAACGCGCCGGGACTGGTGACGCTTAGCGGTCCCAACGAAACCGTGCTCGACATGCTGACGCGTGCGGGCGGGCTCAGCGCCAAGGCGGCTGACGAGGTGATCCTGCTGCCCGCGGAATACAGTACGCAGTCTGCCGGCGGACGGATCGCGCGGGTCTCGACCGGGGAAGCGGCGCCGACTGACGGCTTGCGCCGCGAGGCGTCTGACGCGGCGCGCGCGCGCGACGGCTTTCAGCAGCGTGAAGTCAGTGCGCTGCTCCATCAGAACAGCCATCCGCTGGTCATCGCGCTCAAGAACACGGCGCTGACCGGTTCGGGTGGCTACCTGAACATGCCGGTGCGCCCGGGCGATGTGATCGTGGTGCCGGGCGGCGGTGAGGTGATGGTGGTGGGCTGGGTGCAGAATCCCGGTCATTTCCAGGTTGGCTCGGGGCTGACAGTGCTCGGCGCGATCGGCGCCGCGGGCGGCCCGATGTACGCCGCCAACACCTCGGAAGTCCACCTCATCCGCACCCGGCGTGACGGTTCGAAGCTGGTGCTCAAGATCGACCTCAGCAAGATCAAGGACGGCTCTGAGCCGGACCTTCCGGTACGCGGCAACGACGTGATTGACGTGCCCTACTCGGATCTCAAGATCGGGCCCTATGTTTTCTACCAGGTTCTGACCAAGATGGCGGTCGGCGGGCCCGTAATGCCGGCGCCGTAGGCAAAGAAACACCGTGAGAGAACCCTCGCCCTACTTCATCCGCCGCGGCGCGGTGCCCGAACCCGCGCTTGAGCCCGAATTCTCGCCCGCCTTCTTCGACGACGAAGTCGCCAAGATCGACGTGTGGACCTACTGGCGCATCGTGCGCAAGCACCTGCGCCTGATCTGCGCGGTGGCTGGCGGCGTGGTGCTGGTCACTCTGCTGCATCTGGTGATGACCACGCCGATCTACACCGCCCAGACCACGGTGATGATTCTGCCCAAGGCGCCTACCGGGATCGATCCGGCCGAGGCACTGATCGAGATCGAGGCCGCCTACGACGGCTCCGACTACATCAAGACCCAGACCGAGATTCTCCAGAGCCGGACGCTCGCCGCCCAGGTTGTGCGCAACCTGGGGCTCGACCGCAACCCGGCCTTCGCCGGCGGCAAGTCGGGGTCGCTCAGCCTCGCAGGCCTGTTCAACAACTTGCGCCTGTGGGCGCACAACTTGACGTCGCCCGCGACGCCCAACCCGCATGGGTCGCGCGTCGGCCTGCTCGGGGTCGCGCCTGAACTGATCGACGCCTACCTCGGCGGTCTCAGTATCCTGCCGGTCAAGAGCACCAGCATGGTCGACATTCGTTACAGCTCGACCGACCCGGTGCTGGCCGCGCGCGTCGCCAACGCGCACGCCGAGGCCTATATCGCGCGCGGTATCGAGCTGCACAGCCAGGCCAGCCACTCGGCCGAGAAGTTCCTCAACCAGAAGCTGATCGAGATCAAAGAGCAGCTCGAGCGTTCCGAGATCGCGCTCAACGACTACCGGCGCAAGAAGAACATTATTCCCGGCCTGACCTCGCTCGACGGCAAGGACGCGGTGGTCGTCAATCGGCTGGCTGACTTGAGCAAGGACCTGACCAAGGCCGAGGTCGAACGTATCGGCCTGGAGTCGCAGGTCGAGATGATCCGCAAGCACCAGTACAGCTCGTTGCCCCAGGTGATGGACGACAAGCTGGTGCAGGAGATGGAGACCCAGCTCAACAAGCTCTACGCCCAAGACGCCAGCCTCGCCAACCAGTTCACCGCCGCCTATCCGCCGCTGGCGCAGCTGCGCGCCCAGGAAGCCGCGCTCAAGGCCCACATCAACCAGCAGGTCCAGGCCGCGGTCGACCAGATCCAGGCCGGCTACAACCAGGCGGTGGAAAAGGAGCGCGAGCTCAAGGCCGAGATCCAGGACGAGCGCGAGAACACGCTGCGCCTCAACGACGCCGCGGTCCAATACGCGAT from Candidatus Binataceae bacterium includes the following:
- a CDS encoding iron ABC transporter permease; the protein is MSEPSRKPRPGTPGTSEASSGAPAPSGAPGVGKPGDLEALAAAHLTRARMTLVMGALAIALVMVSIAATAFGSVHVSLIRAVGEPHSPDHAIFFAARLPRVLMGAAVGAALAAVGAALQALVRNPLAEGGILGISGGGAFGAIVAMIWLSADTLGVVPLCAFVAALLSTVMVYRLAVVDGRMEPFTLLLVGVIFNSIWGAAIMLVNSVANFYYVHDIVFWLMGSLEAPTWAEVALVALTSTAGLAALTARARDLNLLSLGDEAAAELGVDVDPLRRRIFVVTSVMIGAAVAVSGIISFVGLIVPHVLRLAFGADHRLLLPASFLGGAAFLVLADLVARVAIAPSELPVGAITALCGGPFFVYMLRREGRGPLAF
- a CDS encoding cobalamin-binding protein, producing MSARRSIRRAARSSALLAAAALIAAAANAAATATVGDAAAAGAGPPARIVSLAPAVTETLFALGEGAAVVGVSTYCDYPPAATHLPRVGTFLTPNVEAIAALRPTLVIGPGLSSNRRQVRALEAMGYPTLTMNDDSLEDIERGIAMVGERTGHGAQARRLLASIDAQIAAVRARLEGTRPRSVVMLVGHQPTVAVGHGSYLDDLLRLAGGDNIADVVPQGWPHLSLEYIIAMRPQVILDGQMGSDASSPAGFWSRYPEIPAVRNRRVFGYPQDPVLHPGPRVGQTLEILARLIHPERFAAPGDTPAQPVSKDER
- a CDS encoding FAD-binding protein, coding for MLKIAVCIKQIPLVEDANFDPVTKTIRRDGVNVISAFDLRAISLAAEFKQSLGAHTTVVTMGPPQARAALIDALAMGMDRAVHLEDRAFAGSDTLATARALAKWLGGEGFDLILLGKYSLDAETGQVGPEIAELLGIAQITGVRKLRIEDRRVIAERESDEGYDDVECAMPALLTCAERVAQPIRVKPEAVEQAKARQIESVRAAALAADASQFGFAGSPTSVQEVRATPSSYPKCRMIDAADPARAAREVVAALDAMGALRRRRRARRPVGAALRKPARGRDLWVVCETNLAGEITRGSLELLSRGDELAAHLGGALVAVGFPAALARHAGLLASYGADQVVVLDHPALEAYTPEAAAEAVAHLVRERTPWGLLLNASERGRDWAPRLAARLNLGLTGDAIGIELDSEGRMVALKPAFGGNIVAPILSKTFPQMATVRTGVLELAEANHARAASSVETVRPTLRPALSRLVAAHALLDTSIAPLEGAEVVVGVGMGVGGPKGVAAVSEFARVIGAGMCATRRVTDQGWMPRQLQVGLTGKAIDPQLYFAIGVRGAPNHTVGIKRAGVVVAINNDPEAPIFERATLGLTADWSAVLPAVSDALQAALAS
- a CDS encoding carboxypeptidase-like regulatory domain-containing protein; the protein is MKKSCSVLVALIIGVGTSAFAADIRGMVSSAQGQSVAGVQVIAKGANGAVAGQATTGSDGGYLITGLQSGNYNFTLEPGPSGFQGQTVASYVGPDGLCLNWGVSTSAPAVATAQPGATCQLAAAGGFGTAEMTAAGAALLGGGAIGAAAALSGSDNHHVATPSR
- a CDS encoding polysaccharide biosynthesis/export family protein — translated: MNFAKYLLVVVGMCVLGACGTQYASESLVGPNDPAAVPISQAVAAGDTALPGADKTLAQTAPAYSDAEGRSANDVRDAARLESLYRQRTQGEVVTDYPIGPGDVLVISVPPIDELKQRTVRVEADGTISLPMLGAIKAGGLTEGQLHAALQEKLKTYMYNPEVEVFVKEYHSREVAVIGAVNAPGLVTLSGPNETVLDMLTRAGGLSAKAADEVILLPAEYSTQSAGGRIARVSTGEAAPTDGLRREASDAARARDGFQQREVSALLHQNSHPLVIALKNTALTGSGGYLNMPVRPGDVIVVPGGGEVMVVGWVQNPGHFQVGSGLTVLGAIGAAGGPMYAANTSEVHLIRTRRDGSKLVLKIDLSKIKDGSEPDLPVRGNDVIDVPYSDLKIGPYVFYQVLTKMAVGGPVMPAP
- a CDS encoding polysaccharide biosynthesis tyrosine autokinase — protein: MREPSPYFIRRGAVPEPALEPEFSPAFFDDEVAKIDVWTYWRIVRKHLRLICAVAGGVVLVTLLHLVMTTPIYTAQTTVMILPKAPTGIDPAEALIEIEAAYDGSDYIKTQTEILQSRTLAAQVVRNLGLDRNPAFAGGKSGSLSLAGLFNNLRLWAHNLTSPATPNPHGSRVGLLGVAPELIDAYLGGLSILPVKSTSMVDIRYSSTDPVLAARVANAHAEAYIARGIELHSQASHSAEKFLNQKLIEIKEQLERSEIALNDYRRKKNIIPGLTSLDGKDAVVVNRLADLSKDLTKAEVERIGLESQVEMIRKHQYSSLPQVMDDKLVQEMETQLNKLYAQDASLANQFTAAYPPLAQLRAQEAALKAHINQQVQAAVDQIQAGYNQAVEKERELKAEIQDERENTLRLNDAAVQYAILQRDVDTNRQLYNAVLKRLKDVGVEAEAQTSNVSIVDKATAPRIPTSPKKLRDLMVASLLGLCGALGLAFLLDYLDNTLKDPEEAERYLRLPNIGIIPEFSRLNSSTYGPKGYAPLASALSAALDGGRAAKALVNGNGNGNGRRAAPVRELVTDHGAYSAMGEAYRNLRTALLLSRAGAPPKVTLVTSALAGEGKTVTAVNTAAMLAQLNARVLLIDADLRRPRCHRVLGVENHLGLTEVLTGVRDLHDLIRPSGIESLFLLSSGSVPPNATELLGSSKMHQVLTELQQIYDYIVIDSPPVIPVSDALLLSTIADGVLLVTNASRTPKYQVRAARARLEYARAKIFGTVLNRIKMHHSDYHYYHQGYYTPEDENAL